A single window of Ignavibacteriota bacterium DNA harbors:
- a CDS encoding type II toxin-antitoxin system VapC family toxin — translation MIILDSSAWLEYFAGTKNGDIFAEFAEDFENLLVPSICIFEVYKRILIQRDENSANMAIEFMKNGNVVDINAEIAVISAQLSFKLKLPMADSLIYATGQIFKSKIITQDSDFIGLDNVDYYEKSN, via the coding sequence ATGATTATTTTAGATTCATCTGCATGGCTTGAATATTTTGCCGGCACCAAGAATGGTGATATTTTTGCAGAATTTGCTGAAGATTTTGAAAATTTATTAGTTCCATCAATTTGCATATTTGAAGTTTATAAAAGAATATTAATTCAAAGAGATGAAAATTCAGCAAATATGGCAATCGAATTTATGAAAAATGGAAACGTTGTAGATATAAATGCTGAAATTGCAGTAATTTCTGCACAATTAAGTTTTAAACTGAAATTACCTATGGCTGATAGTCTTATTTACGCAACGGGACAGATTTTCAAATCAAAAATAATTACTCAGGATTCAGACTTCATCGGTTTAGATAATGTAGACTATTATGAAAAAAGTAATTAA
- a CDS encoding DUF2442 domain-containing protein produces MEYPNLIEVKPIEPLKLCLYYDNGEERLIDMSKYMKSDYFRQLMNWDYFIKVKVKSEVVSWPNEQDIAPETLYLDSVKIN; encoded by the coding sequence ATGGAATATCCAAATTTAATTGAGGTAAAACCTATTGAGCCATTAAAGCTGTGTTTATATTATGATAATGGCGAAGAGAGATTGATTGATATGTCGAAATATATGAAGAGTGACTATTTTAGACAGCTAATGAATTGGGATTATTTTATTAAAGTTAAAGTAAAAAGTGAGGTTGTATCATGGCCCAATGAACAGGATATAGCACCGGAAACATTATATCTTGACAGTGTTAAAATTAATTAA
- a CDS encoding DUF4160 domain-containing protein: MPTISMFYGIIVYMYFYDNKEHKTPHIHVEYNDKKLVISIPEGEILKGDFPRNKLKLLQAWIEIHQEELMANWKLAVDGNEVFKIEPLR; this comes from the coding sequence ATGCCGACGATTTCAATGTTTTATGGAATAATAGTGTATATGTATTTTTATGATAATAAAGAGCATAAAACTCCACATATTCACGTTGAATATAATGATAAAAAATTAGTAATTTCCATTCCTGAAGGTGAAATACTGAAAGGTGATTTCCCTAGGAATAAACTGAAATTACTTCAAGCATGGATAGAAATACATCAGGAAGAATTGATGGCAAATTGGAAGTTAGCGGTAGATGGTAATGAAGTATTTAAAATTGAACCACTTAGATAG